The Streptococcus sp. VT 162 genome has a window encoding:
- a CDS encoding 3-oxoacyl-ACP synthase, whose amino-acid sequence MKLNRVVVTGYGLTSPIGNTPEEFWNSLQTGKIGIGEITKFDHSEFAVHNAAEVQDFPFDKYFVKKDTNRFDNYSLYALYAAQEAVTNANLDVEAIDKDRFGVIVASGIGGIKEIEDQVIRLHEKGPKRVKPMTLPKALPNMASGNVAMRFGANGICKSINTACASSNDAIGDAFRSIKFGFQDVMLVGGSESSITPFAIAGFQALTALSTTEDPTRASIPFDKDRNGFVMGEGSGMLVLESLEHAEKRGATILAEVVGYGNTCDAYHMTSPHPEGQGAIKAMKLALEEAEISPEQVAYVNAHGTSTPANEKGESGAIVAVLGKEVPVSSTKSFTGHLLGAAGAVEAIATIEAMRHNYVPMTAGTSELSDYIEANVVYGQGLEQEIPYAISNTFGFGGHNAVLAFKRWENK is encoded by the coding sequence ATGAAACTAAATCGAGTTGTAGTAACAGGTTACGGATTGACCTCTCCTATCGGAAATACTCCAGAAGAATTTTGGAACAGTTTGCAAACTGGGAAGATTGGAATTGGAGAAATCACTAAGTTTGACCACAGCGAATTTGCTGTGCACAATGCGGCAGAAGTTCAAGATTTCCCATTTGATAAATACTTTGTCAAAAAAGATACTAACCGTTTTGACAACTATTCTTTGTATGCCTTGTATGCGGCTCAAGAAGCGGTGACAAATGCAAATCTTGATGTAGAAGCAATCGATAAAGATCGCTTTGGTGTCATCGTGGCTTCTGGTATCGGTGGTATCAAGGAAATCGAAGATCAGGTTATCCGTCTTCATGAAAAAGGTCCAAAACGCGTTAAACCAATGACACTTCCAAAAGCCTTGCCAAATATGGCTTCAGGAAATGTTGCCATGCGCTTCGGAGCAAACGGTATCTGTAAATCAATCAATACAGCCTGCGCCTCATCAAATGATGCCATCGGAGATGCCTTCCGTTCAATCAAGTTTGGTTTCCAAGATGTCATGTTAGTTGGTGGATCAGAATCATCTATCACTCCTTTTGCCATCGCTGGTTTCCAAGCGTTGACTGCCCTATCAACTACAGAGGATCCAACTCGTGCTTCTATCCCATTTGACAAAGACCGTAATGGTTTTGTGATGGGAGAAGGTTCAGGTATGTTGGTTCTTGAAAGTCTTGAACATGCTGAAAAACGTGGCGCAACTATCTTGGCTGAAGTAGTTGGCTACGGTAATACCTGTGATGCTTACCATATGACTTCACCTCATCCAGAGGGTCAAGGTGCGATTAAGGCCATGAAGTTGGCTTTGGAAGAAGCAGAAATTTCTCCAGAGCAAGTGGCTTACGTCAATGCCCACGGAACTTCAACTCCTGCTAATGAAAAAGGAGAAAGTGGTGCTATCGTAGCTGTTCTTGGTAAAGAAGTACCTGTATCTTCAACTAAGTCCTTCACAGGACACTTGCTTGGTGCTGCAGGAGCAGTGGAAGCCATCGCTACCATCGAAGCCATGCGTCATAACTATGTACCAATGACAGCTGGAACAAGTGAGTTATCAGACTATATCGAAGCGAATGTCGTTTATGGACAAGGCTTGGAGCAAGAAATCCCTTATGCTATTTCAAATACTTTTGGTTTTGGTGGACACAATGCGGTTCTTGCTTTCAAACGTTGGGAGAATAAATAA
- a CDS encoding acetyl-CoA carboxylase subunit beta, with product MALFSKKDKYIRINPNRSVRQKPQAKPEVPDELFSQCPGCKHTIYQKDLGSERICPHCSYTFRISAQERLDLTIDSDSFVEMFTGIETQDPLNFPGYQKKLATMREKTGLDEAVLTGTASIKGQKVALGIMDSNFIMASMGTVVGEKITRLFEYATVENLPVVLFTASGGARMQEGIMSLMQMAKISAAVQRHSKAGLFYLTILTDPTTGGVTASFAMEGDIILAEPQSLVGFAGRRVIENTVRETLPDDFQKAEFLLEHGFVDAIVKRRELPETIAKLVRLHGGSRG from the coding sequence ATGGCTCTATTTAGTAAAAAGGATAAGTATATTCGGATCAACCCTAACCGTTCCGTAAGGCAGAAACCACAAGCCAAGCCTGAGGTTCCGGATGAACTCTTCTCCCAGTGTCCTGGTTGTAAACACACCATTTACCAAAAGGATCTTGGAAGCGAACGAATTTGTCCCCATTGTAGCTATACTTTCCGTATTTCAGCTCAGGAACGCTTGGATTTGACGATTGATTCTGACAGCTTTGTGGAGATGTTTACGGGTATTGAAACTCAAGATCCATTAAACTTTCCTGGCTACCAGAAAAAATTGGCTACTATGCGTGAAAAGACAGGTTTGGATGAAGCAGTACTAACTGGTACAGCTAGCATCAAGGGACAAAAAGTTGCCCTTGGGATCATGGATTCAAACTTTATCATGGCTTCTATGGGAACCGTTGTGGGTGAAAAAATCACACGCTTGTTTGAGTATGCAACGGTAGAAAACTTGCCAGTCGTTCTCTTCACAGCTTCTGGTGGAGCCCGTATGCAAGAAGGAATCATGAGCCTGATGCAGATGGCTAAAATTTCTGCAGCAGTTCAACGTCATTCCAAGGCAGGACTTTTTTACCTAACTATTTTAACCGATCCGACAACGGGTGGAGTGACCGCTTCTTTTGCTATGGAAGGGGATATTATCCTAGCGGAACCCCAAAGTTTGGTTGGTTTTGCTGGGCGTCGTGTTATCGAAAATACAGTTCGGGAGACCTTGCCGGATGACTTCCAAAAGGCAGAATTTCTGCTTGAACATGGATTTGTTGATGCAATTGTCAAACGGAGAGAATTGCCTGAAACAATTGCTAAATTAGTGAGATTGCATGGAGGAAGTCGCGGATGA
- a CDS encoding hydroxymyristoyl-ACP dehydratase produces the protein MIDIQGIKEALPHRYPMLLVDRVLEVSEDTIVAIKNVTINEPFFNGHFPQYPVMPGVLIMEALAQTAGVLELSKPENKGKLVFYAGMDKVKFKKQVVPGDQLVMTATFVKRRGTIAVVEAKAEVDGKLAASGTLTFAIGN, from the coding sequence ATGATCGATATTCAAGGAATCAAAGAAGCTCTACCCCATCGCTACCCCATGCTCCTAGTGGATCGTGTCTTGGAAGTGAGCGAAGATACCATTGTTGCCATTAAAAATGTGACCATCAACGAACCTTTCTTCAATGGTCATTTTCCTCAATACCCAGTCATGCCAGGTGTTCTTATCATGGAGGCCTTGGCTCAGACTGCTGGTGTCTTGGAATTGTCCAAACCTGAAAATAAAGGGAAACTGGTCTTCTATGCTGGCATGGATAAGGTTAAGTTCAAGAAGCAAGTTGTACCAGGTGACCAATTAGTCATGACGGCTACTTTTGTTAAACGTCGTGGTACGATTGCTGTGGTTGAAGCAAAGGCTGAAGTAGATGGTAAGCTTGCAGCGAGTGGTACTCTTACCTTTGCAATTGGAAACTAA
- a CDS encoding ACP S-malonyltransferase, producing MTKTAFLFAGQGAQYLGMGRDLYDRYPIVKETIDQASQVLGYDLRDLIDKEETKLNQTRYTQPAILATSVAIYRLLKEKGYQPDMVAGLSLGEYSALVASGALDFEDAVALVAKRGAYMEEAAPAGSGKMVAVLNTPVEVIEEACETASKVGVVTPANYNTPSQIVIGGEVAAVDRAVELLQEAGAKRLIPLNVSGPFHTALLEPASQQLAGALEGVSFSDFTCPLVGNTEAAVMEKDRIQELLTRQVKEPVRFYESIAVMQDAGVTNFIEIGPGKVLSGFVKKIDKTAQLANVEDQASLDALLGN from the coding sequence ATGACTAAAACAGCCTTTCTATTTGCGGGTCAAGGTGCTCAGTATCTAGGAATGGGGCGTGATCTCTATGATCGCTATCCTATCGTCAAGGAAACAATTGACCAAGCCAGTCAGGTTTTGGGTTATGACCTTCGTGACTTGATTGATAAGGAAGAAACCAAGTTAAACCAGACTCGTTATACGCAGCCAGCTATTTTAGCGACTTCGGTTGCTATTTACCGACTATTGAAAGAAAAAGGCTACCAGCCAGATATGGTAGCAGGATTGTCTCTTGGGGAATATTCTGCTCTTGTAGCAAGTGGGGCCTTGGACTTTGAGGATGCAGTTGCCTTGGTTGCTAAGCGCGGTGCTTATATGGAAGAGGCTGCACCTGCAGGCTCTGGGAAGATGGTTGCGGTTCTCAATACTCCAGTTGAAGTGATTGAGGAAGCTTGTGAAACAGCCTCTAAAGTTGGAGTAGTGACTCCAGCTAACTACAACACCCCAAGCCAAATCGTTATCGGTGGCGAGGTGGCTGCGGTTGACCGCGCAGTTGAACTCTTGCAGGAAGCAGGAGCTAAACGATTGATTCCTTTAAATGTATCTGGTCCTTTCCATACAGCCCTTCTTGAGCCAGCCAGTCAGCAACTAGCTGGAGCTCTTGAGGGAGTGAGTTTCTCTGATTTTACTTGCCCACTAGTCGGCAATACGGAAGCTGCTGTTATGGAAAAAGATCGAATCCAAGAGCTTTTGACGCGTCAGGTCAAAGAACCTGTTCGTTTTTATGAAAGTATTGCTGTGATGCAGGATGCTGGGGTAACCAACTTTATTGAAATTGGTCCTGGTAAGGTCCTATCAGGCTTTGTCAAAAAAATCGATAAAACAGCTCAGCTAGCTAACGTTGAAGACCAAGCAAGCTTGGATGCTTTGTTAGGAAACTAA
- a CDS encoding 2-nitropropane dioxygenase, with translation MKTRITELLNIDYPIFQGGMAWVADGDLAGAVSKAGGLGIIGGGNAPKEVVKANIDKIKSLTDKPFGVNIMLLSPFVEDIVDLVIEEGVKVVTTGAGNPSKYMTRFHDAGITVIPVVPSVALAKRMEKIGADAVIAEGMEAGGHIGKLTTMTLVRQVAAAVSIPVIAAGGIADGEGVAAGFMLGAEAVQVGTRFVVAKESNAHPKYKEKILKARDIDTTISAQHFGHAVRAIKNQLTRDFEQAEKDAFKQENPDLEIFEQMGAGALAKAVVHGDVEGGSVMAGQIAGLVSKEETVEEILKDLYYGAAKKIQEEASRWAGVVRND, from the coding sequence GCAGTATCAAAAGCTGGTGGTCTAGGGATCATCGGTGGTGGGAATGCACCTAAAGAGGTCGTAAAGGCTAATATCGATAAAATCAAATCACTTACGGACAAACCTTTTGGTGTTAACATCATGCTCTTGTCACCTTTTGTAGAAGACATCGTTGATCTCGTGATTGAAGAAGGGGTCAAGGTGGTGACAACTGGTGCAGGAAATCCAAGTAAATACATGACTCGTTTCCATGATGCAGGAATTACAGTTATTCCTGTTGTTCCAAGTGTTGCTTTGGCAAAACGCATGGAAAAAATTGGTGCAGATGCAGTTATTGCAGAGGGGATGGAAGCCGGTGGACATATTGGTAAATTAACAACGATGACCTTGGTTCGCCAAGTTGCTGCAGCTGTTTCAATTCCAGTTATCGCAGCTGGAGGAATTGCGGACGGTGAAGGTGTCGCTGCAGGCTTTATGCTTGGTGCCGAGGCCGTTCAAGTTGGTACGCGTTTCGTAGTAGCTAAGGAATCTAACGCCCATCCAAAATACAAGGAAAAAATCTTAAAAGCGCGTGATATCGATACGACTATTTCCGCTCAACACTTTGGACATGCTGTTCGTGCCATTAAAAATCAGTTGACACGTGACTTTGAGCAGGCTGAAAAAGATGCCTTTAAACAAGAAAATCCAGATTTAGAAATCTTTGAACAAATGGGAGCTGGTGCTCTTGCTAAAGCCGTTGTTCATGGAGATGTTGAAGGTGGATCTGTCATGGCAGGTCAGATCGCTGGTTTGGTTTCTAAAGAGGAAACTGTCGAAGAAATCCTAAAAGATTTATACTATGGCGCAGCCAAAAAAATTCAAGAAGAAGCCTCTCGTTGGGCAGGAGTTGTAAGAAATGACTAA
- a CDS encoding 3-ketoacyl-ACP reductase (catalyzes the formation of 3-hydroxybutyryl-CoA from acetoacetyl-CoA in polyhydroxyalkanoate synthesis), with protein MQLTNKNVFVTGSSRGIGLAIAHKFAQLGANVVLNSRGAISEELLAEFSNYGVKVVPISGDVSDFADAKRMIDQAIAELGSVDVLVNNAGITQDTLMLKMTEEDFEKVIKINLTGAFNMTQAVLKQMIKAREGAIINMSSVVGLMGNIGQANYAASKAGLIGFTKSVAREVANRNVRVNALAPGMIESDMTAVLSDKVKEATLAQIPMKHFGQAEHIADATVFLAGQDYLTGQVLAVDGGLSM; from the coding sequence ATGCAACTTACAAACAAAAATGTCTTTGTAACAGGTTCAAGTCGTGGTATCGGACTTGCCATTGCTCACAAATTTGCCCAACTAGGCGCTAATGTAGTCTTGAATAGTCGAGGAGCAATCTCAGAAGAATTGCTGGCTGAGTTTTCAAACTACGGCGTCAAAGTAGTACCGATATCAGGTGATGTTTCAGACTTTGCAGATGCCAAGCGTATGATAGATCAAGCGATTGCAGAACTCGGTTCTGTCGATGTCTTGGTCAACAATGCTGGGATTACTCAGGATACGCTTATGCTCAAGATGACCGAAGAAGACTTTGAAAAAGTGATTAAGATCAACTTGACAGGTGCTTTCAACATGACGCAAGCAGTCTTGAAACAGATGATCAAGGCACGTGAAGGTGCGATCATCAACATGTCTAGTGTGGTCGGTTTGATGGGAAATATCGGACAAGCCAACTATGCAGCTTCTAAAGCAGGTTTGATTGGTTTTACCAAGTCAGTTGCACGTGAAGTTGCCAATCGCAACGTACGCGTAAATGCTCTTGCACCAGGGATGATTGAGTCAGATATGACTGCTGTTTTATCTGATAAGGTCAAGGAAGCGACATTGGCCCAAATCCCAATGAAACATTTCGGTCAAGCAGAACATATCGCAGATGCTACAGTGTTCCTGGCTGGACAAGATTATTTGACTGGACAAGTTCTCGCTGTTGATGGCGGACTTAGCATGTAA
- a CDS encoding acetyl-CoA carboxylase (an AccC homodimer forms the biotin carboxylase subunit of the acetyl CoA carboxylase, an enzyme that catalyzes the formation of malonyl-CoA, which in turn controls the rate of fatty acid metabolism): MFRKILIANRGEIAVRIIRAARELGIATVAVYSTADKEALHTLLADEAICIGPGKATESYLNINAILSAAVLTEAEAIHPGFGFLSENSKFATMCDEVGIKFIGPSGAVMDTMGDKINAREQMIKAGVPVIPGSDGEVHTAEEALAVAEKIGYPVMLKASAGGGGKGIRKVEKAEDLVAAFETASSEAKANFGNGAMYLERVIYPARHIEVQILADQEGHVVHLGERDCSLQRNNQKVLEESPSIAIGKTLRNEIGAAAVRAAESVGYENAGTIEFLLDEASGNFYFMEMNTRVQVEHPVTEFVSGVDIVKEQIRIAAGQPLPFKQEDIVLRGHAIECRINAENPAFNFAPSPGKITNLYLPSGGVGLRVDSAVYPGYTIPPYYDSMIAKIIVHGENRFDALMKMQRALYELDIEGVQTNADFQLDLISDRRVIAGDYDTSFLMETFLPKYQEKE; the protein is encoded by the coding sequence ATGTTTCGTAAAATTTTGATTGCCAACCGTGGTGAGATTGCGGTTCGCATTATTCGAGCTGCGCGTGAATTGGGCATTGCGACCGTGGCAGTTTATTCAACTGCTGATAAGGAAGCCCTTCACACACTCCTAGCGGATGAAGCTATCTGTATCGGACCTGGTAAGGCGACAGAATCTTATCTCAATATCAATGCAATTTTGTCTGCTGCAGTCTTGACAGAAGCAGAAGCCATCCACCCAGGCTTTGGTTTTCTTAGCGAAAACTCCAAGTTTGCCACGATGTGTGATGAAGTGGGGATTAAGTTTATCGGCCCTTCTGGGGCTGTAATGGATACCATGGGAGATAAGATCAATGCGCGTGAGCAAATGATCAAGGCTGGGGTTCCAGTTATCCCAGGATCTGATGGTGAAGTTCACACGGCTGAAGAGGCGCTTGCAGTTGCAGAAAAAATTGGCTATCCAGTCATGCTTAAGGCATCGGCAGGTGGTGGTGGAAAAGGGATTCGTAAGGTTGAAAAGGCAGAAGACTTGGTCGCAGCCTTTGAAACAGCATCCAGTGAAGCCAAGGCCAATTTTGGAAATGGCGCTATGTATCTTGAGCGTGTGATCTATCCAGCTCGCCATATCGAAGTTCAGATTCTTGCAGATCAAGAGGGTCATGTTGTCCATCTTGGTGAACGGGACTGTTCACTCCAACGGAATAACCAAAAGGTCTTAGAAGAAAGCCCATCTATTGCGATTGGTAAAACCCTTCGTAATGAAATTGGTGCTGCAGCCGTTCGTGCAGCAGAGTCTGTAGGCTATGAAAATGCAGGGACGATTGAATTTCTTCTCGATGAAGCCAGTGGCAATTTCTACTTCATGGAAATGAATACTCGTGTGCAAGTTGAACACCCAGTCACAGAGTTTGTTTCAGGTGTTGATATCGTGAAAGAACAGATCCGCATTGCTGCCGGGCAACCTTTACCTTTCAAACAAGAAGATATCGTCCTACGAGGCCATGCTATCGAGTGCCGGATCAATGCAGAAAATCCAGCATTTAACTTTGCTCCAAGCCCAGGGAAAATTACCAATCTCTATCTACCAAGTGGTGGAGTTGGCTTGCGCGTGGACTCAGCAGTTTATCCAGGCTATACCATTCCCCCTTACTATGATAGTATGATTGCCAAAATCATTGTTCATGGGGAGAATCGTTTTGATGCTCTTATGAAGATGCAACGGGCACTTTATGAACTTGATATTGAAGGAGTGCAAACCAATGCAGACTTCCAGTTGGATCTGATTTCAGACCGCCGAGTTATCGCTGGTGACTACGATACTTCCTTCTTGATGGAAACTTTCTTGCCAAAATACCAAGAAAAAGAATAG
- a CDS encoding acetyl-CoA carboxylase, translating into MNLNEIKDLMAQFDQSSLREFSYKNGTDELQFSKNEARMASEVPAQVVPAPAAVAASPVVSTPSTPVESAVEEAPAPAETTVTPEGDVVESPLVGVAYLAAGPDKPAFVTVGDSVKKGQTLVIIEAMKVMNEIPAPKDGVVTEILVSNEEMVEFGKGLVRIK; encoded by the coding sequence ATGAATTTAAATGAGATCAAGGACTTGATGGCTCAATTTGACCAATCAAGTTTGAGAGAATTTTCTTATAAAAATGGAACGGACGAATTGCAGTTCAGTAAGAATGAAGCAAGAATGGCTTCTGAAGTACCAGCTCAAGTTGTTCCAGCGCCAGCTGCAGTAGCTGCAAGTCCAGTAGTTTCTACCCCTTCAACTCCAGTTGAGAGTGCAGTGGAAGAAGCACCAGCACCAGCTGAAACGACGGTTACTCCAGAGGGTGATGTCGTTGAGAGCCCACTTGTAGGGGTGGCTTACTTGGCCGCTGGACCAGATAAACCTGCCTTTGTCACAGTTGGAGACAGTGTTAAAAAAGGTCAGACTTTGGTGATCATCGAAGCCATGAAAGTCATGAATGAGATTCCTGCACCTAAGGATGGTGTGGTGACAGAAATTCTCGTTTCAAATGAAGAAATGGTTGAGTTCGGTAAAGGATTGGTACGCATCAAATGA